ATTACCAGGCGACTGAACTGCGGACCATTTCCCACGTGCGTGTTATGAGTGTGTTGGCTGATTGTCTGCTGACGCCAACAAGAGTCCGGCCCCCACcactcggctgctgctgctgctgctgctgctgctgctattacGCACACCGCACCGCACTGCAACTTTGATTTTGTCTGTTACTACTACGCCAGCCCAGCCAGTGGTGTTTTCCGGTGTGGGCCCCCCTCCGGTCGTCTCTTCATGTAATTTCaccacttttctttctttctcgactcTCCTGTCTCAAGTAAATTTAACCGttaaaagaacaaacaaaacaaaacgacgcacacagagaaaatgagtcgatggttttctttttcttttttctacttttattattttattttattaaattgttgttttcttttcttttctttttgtaaaacagagtGACGGACGTTCCGGATATTGAAATGCAGCACGTCCAATGGATTGGTGGTGGCGGGATCCGCACCACGGATTTCGAAGACATGGATATGGACCAACAGCATCAGCAGTCTCACCATCACGTCGGATTTAGTCAAAGGCGGAATGCTTCGCTGCAGCGCAGCCAGGATTCGGGAGCCTTGACTGATTGGTCCGGCGGAAGCCGTGGCAGTCCCACCCGGCAATCTTTGCACAGCTTGGAAAGAGATGACCGGCACAAATACGTCACCGTCTTGACCGTCAACGGCGGACTCGATTTACAAGACCCTCAAgttcagacgacgacgacgacaaaagaCGATCCTGTCCATCATCGTCACTCGGACCTGGACGATTTCGTCACCGTATTGTCCGTCGGTGTCCAGCCAAAAATTCTAGACGACGACAATGAAGACGAGACGACTGCTGGCCCGTCGTCAATCGGAGTCGGCAGCGTTTGCCTCAGCCTGTCCGGCTTTGTCGAAGAAGTGGCCTGCGTTACCAGACTACCCGGCCAGAAATTAGGTTTCGGTCTGAAATTCGACGGGGGCAACGAATGCAGTCTGCCCATTCAACGGCTCTTCATTCAGAGCTGCGCCGAAGGCAGTCCAGCCTCCAAAGTCCATTGTTCGTGGGGCCGGCTCGTCGAAGCGGACGAGATCGTGGAGATTGACGGAGTCAACATCCGAAATACGCTCAATCGGCTCCAAGTGGTCGAGATGCTCAAGGACAGCCAGCAGGACGTGCTGTCGTTGAAAATCCGTCACTACTGGGACGACGGCAAACGGGCCGACATCATGGAGCATCTGAATAGCTTCTCTCAGCCTGCCGTCCATCATCCGCCGGCTGCTGTTATCGAAGCCAAACCGCCCGTCACCAGGAAAGTCTCGGTCcgtcaccaacaacaacaggagcgGGCCGTTGACGTGCCGGAGGAGCTGCTGATCCAGTCTGTCATGCGTCTCGGCCAGCGGAAAGATGGCGGCTGGACTAAAGGTCATCATCCGCTAATTGACGAGCCGCCGCCGGTGCCTCCCAGACGCAAACGCCGCACCAAATTGATGCACAaggcaggaggaggaggaggaggatcgaCAACGGGATCAATCAGCAAGACAGTCATCTGCCGATCGCTGTCTTCCGACGAGGTGCTCATCAACGGTAATCGTGTGGCCGCTTCCGGCGCCGTGACCATCGTCAGCACTCCCAGCAAACCGCCCCGCAATAATCGGCCGCAACATTCGCGGAGTTTCAACGCCGCCCACCACCACAACCACAAGGACGTCGATCCTCATCTGAAAATGATGCGCGAGGAAGGCCAAATGGCTCAAGCCCCGGCGACGTTGCCCAGGACCAAGTTGGGGGAGTTGACTGGCGGCCAACAGCCGGAGCCCAAAGAGCGCCAGCGTCGCTCCATTTTAACGGTCAACGCCGACGACTGGGGCATTCCGCAGCCGGCGGAGGTTTACACCAATTTGATCGCCGAGGAAGACaagcggatgatgatgatgtcgtcCATCGAAGCTTCGTCCAACTCGTCGGCCACCGAATCGGAAAGTGAATCCAATTCGAGCGTGTCGACCGTTGTCGACAATTGGTCCGTCCTCAGCTCATCGTCCGGCGGCGATCCGTTCGGCGATTTCGGCGAGCACGAAGAATTTCGCGAAttctatcatcatcatcatcatcaaccgtCGGCAGATGTGAATCTGTCGAGTGGCAATCATCAATTGCCGATGGTCGGCGATCAACAGTTGCTGGTGCTGCCGGACGTCGTCACTCCGGAATCGACGCTGTCCGTCCTGATTGAGCCGCCCGAAACGTTTTTGGATCCGGGACCGACGAGCATCTCTCCGACTTTGTCCAGCGAAGACAACCACCTGCACCTGCTTCACCAGCAGGACGCCTCTTCCGATTCGGGCGCCTCTTCCGGCGGCAGTGAACTTCACCTGGGCGAATCAGACGAAGAGTTGCGCGCTTTCCAGCAGATGGAGAGCGCCCTGGAAATGGAGAAACTGGAACGCGACCGCCACGCCATCTCTGGGCCGACGGCGGTGGAATTCCACAACAACATCaagaacagcaacagcaacaacaatctcCAAGTCAGTGGCGTCATCGAGCGTTCGGACGATCGcactcaacaacaacaacagcagccggACACGAGCGCCATCTGTGTTCCAGATACTCAgtgccagcaacaacaacaacaagaacaacaacCACCATCAGCAACAGCAGGAGCAGCCGAAGACGAGCCAGCAGTGGAATGCCAACCGGAGGAGCCAGTCAAGTAAATCAAAACGTTTTCTAATCTCTCCCGCTCCATAATACTTAATCCTGGTAGATATGACACACACAACCCGTCCACTAACCCAAACAAACTCAAaagtatttctctctctctctctcactctatcAAGTATAGTGTATTTATGGCTTTGAGAGGATCACAAGATATGGAATTCCATATGTCGCTTTTCGAGACTCTCTCTCAAGTGCGTTGTAATGCGTGGCAGTTgggtctcttctttttttttcgggtcacgctgtttgtttttgttttgtttcatccgTCCTCAATTCTCTTTTGAAAAGACATTCCTTCCTCCCTCCCGTCACACAGTGAAAAGGAGCGCCAACTTCAAATAcggaagagagaaaacagaTAAGGCGATTTTGTGGCTgggattttttgggttttttttccagcagcGCAATATCTGACTGGAATCGCAActcgaatttaaaaaaaaaaaatatttcgtgaAAGGGACCCGAtgtcaaggggggggggatttgaaTGGGGCGACGCTTGTCACTGAGAGAGTTGAGCCGTGTCACTACTCATCGGAAATCACATCcgtcaacttgtttttttaatgggaGTGAATATTATCTATTTTTCTGTGTGATGTATATAAtagcgggagagagagagagaggaagaagacgGAACGGACAGCCGGCGGCGGTTAAGTCTCTTTCTCACCACAATGTGAAACGCGTCGTGTTTGATATAATAACTGCCGTGCTGTGTGCTGCGCGTATAgccatttttctttagtttctttctttttcctctttgtccgctcttcttcttctttttcctccgaGATTCTTTCCTAGTACGACCCTCATCTTCTCTATCTGTTCACATCATAAAAAACGGACggacagagaagaagaagaaaagagctgAGCCTATGAGCGGCCAAAAGGAGAGATGGCTTATCGGTGAGGTTCTCGCGTGAGCTGACGATGGAAAAGGGAGGCCTTCGTGTTGGTTTgtggaaaatcaaaaagggaAGGCAAACATTtggataaaagaagaaaataaaaagggaaaaagaagatgattgAGTTATGGCCGGCTAAAAACAAtcgacatttttgtttgttcctgCGCTGTTCGAAATTGAACCATCCCCGAGCGATTTACGAGCCGACCAACAACGTGGGGTGCGAGAGGATGTCCATATAATAAGACGAGGgcccctttcttcttcttctttttactgatAGGAAGCGCAGCAGCCACACATGAACATGACCGGCCGCTTTGATGAATGTCGGGACGACGCGTCGTAATATTTTATCCATTCGATCTCttctattatttaaaaaataaaacccgaCCGAGTATATGGTCGCCTTCATTTGTCTTTCctgccttcttcttcctcttcttcttcttcttcttcttagaaaTTGAAATGTATAAGATTAGCAGACGGGGATTGTAGATAAAAGGCTCTCACCAtttgagaaaaaagttggaaaaaagaagaagaaaaaaggacttACTTATACGTATACTTTTGAGAGATGTTGGTGGGGGGAATGATGGAATGCGACTCTTtggcttttgtgtgtgtgtgtgtgttgcattCTTTGTGACTCGCCAGGATTCGACAGCACAAAAAAGTGGAGCCATtaaagtgagagagagagagagaaagggacgGCTGTCGGgttccttgtgtgtgtgacttATAAGACGACGTGATGGTggcattcattcattcaaagaTGAGAGGTGGACTGCTGTCGGGAGAGGTCACACGAGTGACTCTTCTTTGTTCCTCGAAATGCCAAAAACCAACGGAAAAAATGTCCCCACCTAAACTCTCAACTCCCGCCAGAGACTATCTCTCCCAAAGAGACAAGCAGCGCTGGAACAAGAACGATTGTCATTTGTTGTACCTAGTGTACGCGCTACGAACTGAACGGGCGTCTCTCATCCGTTAATGGACACACCACTCGGAACTTGGTGGTGGGTGCCCTTGGCAGCGACCAAAAAGGGCCTGGGAGAATTGAGGGAGCCAAAAGAGtaaagtctttttttctttttccattcaaACTCCCGTCGAGAAGTTGAGGTAATTAAAACGATAAAggtgctgatgatgatgatggggtaTAGTTATAAATATAGTACACTTTACGCCGAGAGTTTCCTCcattcccacacacacacttatTTATATGTACACTTGTATATATAATGTAGTATGTAGTATACCTGGCCGTTGTTTTCATTTGTCTCCTCTGCACGTACAgctaacaaaaagagaaatctaCACGACAGATCAGcgtcatcagcagcagccagcagccctGGCgacaatattaaaaatgaatggcTCTTCTCTCAAGTAGATAGACgagggacacacacacaaaagagtcTCTCTCGTGACTCGGTCATCGCGTCAAGAGCttatgatgattattattcaTCGGCAGAAAAACCTTGGGAGTCTCTAATATCCGTTGTAaaaaggtgtgtgtgtgtgtgtgccggcagagagagagacaatcgCATgatgtcacacacacacacaatgcccAGATCACGCAGTTCATTCAATGAATGAACTAGTCGCAAAGGCTTTTGTGTTGTAGTCAAATAACaacattgtttctttttctctctcgtgcgccgtttctttttccctggacttttctttttctgaaacgttttcaaatgtttgttgtctgttgttgttgccacaTTGACACGAAATTAGAGCGTCGACAAAAGGTGAAATTAATGGAGCGCTCcagttgggtttttttttttttaattcaccaGAGTCGTAACGACGTTCCCACCCGCTGGGAAACtgcgaaaagaaatttttatttttttttgttataagAAGCCAATCAAATAATGATAAATGATTGTTGACCCGTTCGTTTTCTTTCATAGTTGAgttactccttttttttttccccttcattTTCAACCTTCCTTCTGCATTCCTCCTTGACTACTTATTATAATCCTATTCAGCTATTCACCTTGGAAGGCCGACACGGACAGGGTTGAATGAATCCGCTTCGTCATTTCACTGGgaagaagtaaaaagaaaaaaaggactttcgcttatttttattttttggcatttTTGACACTCGATACAGGAGGAGCATCAGGAAAGTGGAGAGCGGACTGCCCGTCAAGAAACCGGCGGAAGGCAAAGTTGAGCAGCCCAGCAAGAATGGTAATTCCAAAGGATCGAGATCGAATATCAATCGGACTCCGCTTCGATCGAAAATTCCGCAAGCCGTGACAACGCCACCAGCGCCAAGTCGCCTGTCGAGCGGGCCGGCAGCTCTGCGAAGCGCCCGGCCGTTGGCCAACAACAATAAAGCctcgacaacaacagcaacaacaacgccaTCCAACATTGTAGCGCCAAAAGTGGTGAGCAGCAAGACCAGTGGCAACGTCACAGCGACACCACTCCGCCAACATAATAGCCAGGCCATCAGTAGCCGGATGTTGTTGGCCAGCCGAACAACGCCCAGTGTTAGCCATCAGAGACTGGCGTCCGCCACCACCACGGCCACCTCCCCCAGCACTTCGACGAATCTGCTCAAGAGCGTGAAACCGGGATTACCGGTAGTGACAGCTCAGCCGCCAGCCACTTGTTCCATTCAAGGCAGCCGAATCCCACGGcctaacagcagcagcagcagcctcatCTCTTCCGGTGGCCAGCCTCCAAAAAGCAGCCCGTCAGCTGCATCGGCACGACTTGTCACCCACGCCACCAGCTCATCGCCGGGGCTCTCGGCTGCTCATCGTCATCCATCGTCTCCTTCGCTATTATTACAGGGCAACAACaggacaacaacagcaacaacagccggggtcaaatcttcttcttctctgcacAAGTCGACAAGTCGTCTCCACCTCACGCACAAAGGTGAGTCTTCCCTCATCAGGTCTGACCTGGTTTCAGCCcactgaagaaaagaataggACGTTCCCATCCCACATGGTAGCTCTCGTTCCCCCATCGCAAACAAACGCAAAGTTGTTGTCGTGTTCCAGTTCGCTCCATTCCAGCCCCTCCGTTCTTTTCAGATGAATTTGTTTGATGCAACAATGGAACCAATCAAACCCAATCGCCTCTAGATCCTTCTTCCCATTTTACCCATTACGCAtccattatttttctttacctgTAGTACTTGATTGTACGCGATCGTGTAATAACtaaatggctttttttttattatctcaaaaacaagtttaaataaaaattacttatacttatatataaatatccaactggttgggtttttttttcgagttgaatattcaatttttgaattttattttattttattttcgcgAATTCCATTGTCGCTGTGTATTTGTGCGTGAATGGACATTTCATTATTCGATTCTTGTGATTTTTATTGTGTGTCacggacgtcgtcgtcgtttcgcTTTTGACGTCATTCTCTCGGTTTTTTCGCAGTCTTTTGTTttgccacttttttttttttttttttttttttcaaattttttcttttctctatcgACGAGCCCTGGCCATTATGTAAAAAAGGGATGACATTCCCGGCCCCAGAAATTGTCTTGCGTGTTGTTGCCCTCTTtacggacgacgacgacgtccttcacgcttccatcttcttcttcttcttcgttttgttcactttttcttttcaagattCTTCCAGCTCGGAGAGTCGTTAAACCATCGCCTGACGGATTTCCCCCTTCCCATCTGCTTGGCTTCcatcttcttccattttaaTGGCAGCGCCTATTTGACACACAGAGACAAACAGAGCAATaacactcttcttcttcttcttcttcttcttctttttggacgtcgtcgtttttctttttcttctatttcccTTGGCATTTCTGGCGTCTAAACGTTtcgtttgttggttttttcgaTACACATTTTATGTTCATTCATTCATCGtcgtttttccttttacaTCTCTCACGAAATGGTAAGTAGCTACTATATTGCTCTGTATAGGAGCTACTGTagctcctccttctttttttgccattcttccatttttcattCGAAATCTGAATTCACGCCATTATCCAACACCACCTGCCATCACTACGCaataagctgctgctgcagaggaagaagatgaagaagaaagagaatgaaactcttttcttctcctaTTTTTTGAAGGACGAAACTTTTGATTCTTGTTCTTTTGGTCCATTGTTCCGCTGTTTCATTTCGGAGAAATCCTCTGATGGCTCAacgttcatcatcatctcaaatggaaaaggaagaaagaaaaaacctcttcttcttcttcttcttcttcttcttggcaggATTCGTTCGACTGGACAATCAGCGACTCTTTTCAGTCGATACTCGATAGGAGAAAGATACGAGAGATAGAGAAAGCTAGTTGCATTCGATTATATAAAAGGAGAGCCTGGACTGTTTGGcaagaaaggaaaaactaACAATAGAAAACGATATCCATAAAACCaggctctgtgtgtgtttaatCAATGACTTGTGTCGTCACCACCTATACGTGTACGTGTATAAAATCACGATTctatatccccccccctttcagTCGGGGAGGGAAAGAATaacaaattaaaagaatttattgTTGTTTATGATAATAAGGAAGAATTATTATTGTAGGCAGCTAGCTAGCGCTAGCTATAGCACTCGATTCGATTTCCTGGTATAGTAAACTTGTCAGCTCAGCTTACACAGAATTCAGGCTCGGTAatatttctcttataattGCGGGGCTATATTTATCGCgtcgatattattattattattattattactatgcAGGAAGCATCTAAATATAGGATTCGGCTTTATATAATAGTATCTGTTATCTGCTGAAGCATTTAACCCCGTGAAACGATAGCACTCTTCATTCCATTCATCCGTCGTCGTTCCATCCAACCGgatgatttttcctttttttatttttatttttctctacaACCGACAACTTCGGCGGGACGAGAAAAGGAATGAAAGATGAGATGATGGATTCATTCTTCAGTCGAAAAAGGGAGAGGCGGCAGAAGGATTCCTTGACGTTTCGTAAATATTCCCAGAGAGTTGATTggtttgaagaaagaaaaaaaaaggtaacacAAAATGTTGTGTTAAACACACAAGGACGATGCCGCTCTCATCAAAGAATCATAATTATGTCATCGTGCCTGGTTCTTTCAGCAGGTAATCTCCTTTGGGAAATGTCCTCTTTTATTCGAATACAACAAGCCGGTGgatggaaaattaaaaaaaaaaatcaaagaaggaATGCAGTTGGCAATATTAAGTAGCTGCTccagtattattattatttacaaaatcCCAGCTGATGATTAACCTATCTAGTCGGTGATTGTTAAGTCCCCTCCCCTCCCCGCTATGTAGACACGAGTTTTcgttatgattattatttactgtGAGCGAATGTTACGTTATTCCTAGAAACTAGAAAAAATTCCTGTCCCAAATGAATGATACGCATGCTGCAGTCTGCATGTATTCCAGTTCCAATAAATGTCGTGGCATTTTCTTCGTTTCGCTCTTATTGATAAAACAATTCACGTTTTATTCGCTAGAACGagtagcgagagagagagagagtcgtaTATTTGCTTCAAAAAGTGTATCTGTATATGCGACAACAGAATAAATCATGTTCGACctagaagcagcagcagctgaattATTAGCTTGATTACGTGATTGCGCGTCCAAGATTTTCAGCCGCGTTGCTGCTTTAAAAAACCTTCGATAATTTACTTCAAAAAATAGCGTGAGTGATTTGTTGTCCAGGAATTCTGGTCTGCGCGTAAACTCTCCTTTCCCAGTGAGTTATGGTATCGCATTGGCGATCGCCGAAGttaattacttttcttttttgttttattatttttttttagtaaatgTCTTGAATGTTATTAGCGGCGACTTGGACACGCCCTGCCCTCAAatttatttctcctttttttttatttttatttttaaaatgatttgagTATTTCTTtgacttaaaaacaaaaagttataCTGCGAAAAGATTTCGATCTTGTTTCTCTTGTTAACGATAATCACACGCGGGACCAGGAATTTCTACGGTGTGCGCATTTTAAAAGCCAAGATATTGATGCTATTGTATAATAGTCTGAATCAATCGCGATGCTATCTCTCTATAATATTGGCCGGGACGCGG
The sequence above is drawn from the Daphnia pulicaria isolate SC F1-1A chromosome 1, SC_F0-13Bv2, whole genome shotgun sequence genome and encodes:
- the LOC124332274 gene encoding uncharacterized protein LOC124332274 isoform X1, producing MQHVQWIGGGGIRTTDFEDMDMDQQHQQSHHHVGFSQRRNASLQRSQDSGALTDWSGGSRGSPTRQSLHSLERDDRHKYVTVLTVNGGLDLQDPQVQTTTTTKDDPVHHRHSDLDDFVTVLSVGVQPKILDDDNEDETTAGPSSIGVGSVCLSLSGFVEEVACVTRLPGQKLGFGLKFDGGNECSLPIQRLFIQSCAEGSPASKVHCSWGRLVEADEIVEIDGVNIRNTLNRLQVVEMLKDSQQDVLSLKIRHYWDDGKRADIMEHLNSFSQPAVHHPPAAVIEAKPPVTRKVSVRHQQQQERAVDVPEELLIQSVMRLGQRKDGGWTKGHHPLIDEPPPVPPRRKRRTKLMHKAGGGGGGSTTGSISKTVICRSLSSDEVLINGNRVAASGAVTIVSTPSKPPRNNRPQHSRSFNAAHHHNHKDVDPHLKMMREEGQMAQAPATLPRTKLGELTGGQQPEPKERQRRSILTVNADDWGIPQPAEVYTNLIAEEDKRMMMMSSIEASSNSSATESESESNSSVSTVVDNWSVLSSSSGGDPFGDFGEHEEFREFYHHHHHQPSADVNLSSGNHQLPMVGDQQLLVLPDVVTPESTLSVLIEPPETFLDPGPTSISPTLSSEDNHLHLLHQQDASSDSGASSGGSELHLGESDEELRAFQQMESALEMEKLERDRHAISGPTAVEFHNNIKNSNSNNNLQVSGVIERSDDRTQQQQQQPDTSAICVPDTQCQQQQQQEQQPPSATAGAAEDEPAVECQPEEPVKRSIRKVESGLPVKKPAEGKVEQPSKNGNSKGSRSNINRTPLRSKIPQAVTTPPAPSRLSSGPAALRSARPLANNNKASTTTATTTPSNIVAPKVVSSKTSGNVTATPLRQHNSQAISSRMLLASRTTPSVSHQRLASATTTATSPSTSTNLLKSVKPGLPVVTAQPPATCSIQGSRIPRPNSSSSSLISSGGQPPKSSPSAASARLVTHATSSSPGLSAAHRHPSSPSLLLQGNNRTTTATTAGVKSSSSLHKSTSRLHLTHKGESSLIRSDLVSAH
- the LOC124332274 gene encoding uncharacterized protein LOC124332274 isoform X2, encoding MQHVQWIGGGGIRTTDFEDMDMDQQHQQSHHHVGFSQRRNASLQRSQDSGALTDWSGGSRGSPTRQSLHSLERDDRHKYVTVLTVNGGLDLQDPQVQTTTTTKDDPVHHRHSDLDDFVTVLSVGVQPKILDDDNEDETTAGPSSIGVGSVCLSLSGFVEEVACVTRLPGQKLGFGLKFDGGNECSLPIQRLFIQSCAEGSPASKVHCSWGRLVEADEIVEIDGVNIRNTLNRLQVVEMLKDSQQDVLSLKIRHYWDDGKRADIMEHLNSFSQPAVHHPPAAVIEAKPPVTRKVSVRHQQQQERAVDVPEELLIQSVMRLGQRKDGGWTKGHHPLIDEPPPVPPRRKRRTKLMHKAGGGGGGSTTGSISKTVICRSLSSDEVLINGNRVAASGAVTIVSTPSKPPRNNRPQHSRSFNAAHHHNHKDVDPHLKMMREEGQMAQAPATLPRTKLGELTGGQQPEPKERQRRSILTVNADDWGIPQPAEVYTNLIAEEDKRMMMMSSIEASSNSSATESESESNSSVSTVVDNWSVLSSSSGGDPFGDFGEHEEFREFYHHHHHQPSADVNLSSGNHQLPMVGDQQLLVLPDVVTPESTLSVLIEPPETFLDPGPTSISPTLSSEDNHLHLLHQQDASSDSGASSGGSELHLGESDEELRAFQQMESALEMEKLERDRHAISGPTAVEFHNNIKNSNSNNNLQVSGVIERSDDRTQQQQQQQQQQQPHLFRWPASKKQPVSCIGTTCHPRHQLIAGALGCSSSSIVSFAIITGQQQDNNSNNSRGQIFFFSAQVDKSSPPHAQR